Genomic segment of Candidatus Zixiibacteriota bacterium:
CGGTCCCGAATCGATGCACGACTGGTGGAACTTAGTCAGCCGCTCCGGTCTTGCAGTCGAATCCGGGCTTTACTACTGGGTGGTCGAGTCGTCAACGCGGACACAGATCGGGAAGTTGGTGATTCTGAAGTAATTAAATCCCACCCGTTGGGTGGGGTACAAAGATTCGTAAGTAGGGCGGGTTTGCTTCGCCTGTCCGCCGTGGCGGGAACCCGCCAGGGTGGCAGAATCGCCGATTGCTCGCTGACGCGAACAATCCATGGATTCTGCCCTACCGTTCCTTAGGTCACCCTAAGCCTGTCGAAGAGTAACTCCGTGTGTCTTAGACATGATTGTGCGCGGCAGAATTCGTTTAGAGCTATTCCTCTGTCACTGCCAGTGCGGCGCCGATCAAACCGGCCCGGTTGCCCAGTTCCGCCGGCACTGTCGCGCACCCTATGTCTATGTGTGGCCCAAAAAGGGCGAAGTTCTCGCTGACACCGCCGCCAACAACGATCAGGTCGGGTGAGACCAGTTTCTCCATCTCGCGAAGGAATCGGCCTACGCGCGCGCCGTAGGCCGGCCAGTCGAGATTTTCCCGAATCCGTACCGATCCCGCCGCCCACTGCTCGGCCTCGCGCTCGCCCATCAGCATGTGGCCGAACTCGGTGTTGGGCAGAAGTCGCCCGCCGTGAAACAGGGCGCTGCCGATTCCGGTGCCCAACGTGACAAGTAACACGGTGCCGGCATCTGGTGCGGCGAAAATTCGAGCTGCGCCGAACCGGATTTCGGCCAGACCGGCGGCGTCGGCATCGTTGATGAGCGCCACAGGTTGAGCCGTAAGCTTGCGCAGATCGTCAAGCCAATTAAGACCGATAAAGCTCCGGTCCAAATGCGCCCCAGTCAGCGTGAAACCGTTTTTGACTACTCCGGGGTATCCGACACCCACCGGTCCGTGCCATTTCTCTCGCCCCAGGGCCGCCCTGAGTTCCGCAAATACCGCGGTGGGTGTCGCGGGCTGGGGAAGGGGAACTTGAATCGGTTCGGTTCGAGTTTGCCCAGTAGTGATATCAACGACTGCACACTTGATTAGTGAGCCGCCGATATCAAAGCCGAGGACGAGAGGGGTCATGTGTCACCAATTACGGACGACAGGCTCTTGAATCAAGTTGATTCTGAGCTTGAGGGGCGGGCCGCGAGAGGCCGTCCCGGAAGCACGAGTATATGCGTCAGTTCGCACCCCTTTTGCCTCGCTCAACGGTCAAGGCAGAAGGGGCAAGAACTGACGCAACAGTTTTGGCGTCTTTTGAGACAGCCTCAGGGGGATGGATCGACGTGAACCGGAGAAATAAGATTCTGTTACTCTATCTAAGGTATCTCTTTGTCGATAAAATAATGAGTATATCCGATGTCCCCCGGCGACTACTATTGCTTCGCCAGGGGCAGTGAATGAACTAGCATCCGGGATTTATGGCTAATCGAAACAGTCTGGGCGACATGTTGAAACGGCTGGCCCTCTGCTACATGCCGGACCGGGTTTTAACGGAGCTCAAGAAAGTCCACTACGCACGCGCCCTGCGTCACCAGACGCCGGACCAGGAGCCGGAATTCCTCGTCGTGAGCCGGCTGGTGCGCCCGGGCGACTGTGTTATTGATATCGGGGCCAATATCGGCACTTATACGGTCCTGCTTTCTACGCTGGTTGGTGCGCAGGGACACGTTTTCGCGGTCGAGCCGGTACCAGTAACATTTGAAATACTCTGCTCCAACATCCGCCGCCTCAAACTGCAAAACGTGACCGCGATGAGCCTGGCCGTGTCGGACCATGCCGGTCGTGTGGTTATGGCCATTCCTCATTACCCTGCCGGGGGGGAGAATTACTATGAGGCGAGTGTCGTGGGGTCAGGCAATGGTGTAGCACCGGGGCTTCGATCGGTCGAGGTCGAGGCGCACACTCTCGATTCCCTGCTCAAGGCCCACGACAAGCCGATTCAATTCATAAAAGTCGATGTCGAGCGCCACGAGCTGGCCTGCCTTCGCTGCGCCGTCGAGACGATCGCGTCCAGTCAGCCATCGTGGCTGGTCGAAGTTTCGGGTGATCCCGATGACCCTTTTGCTCCCGCCCATGAAGTAATGAGATTCATGGACGATCACGGATATCAGATATTCTGGTTCGACGGCCGCGCACTGCGGCCAAGGCAGGCCGGAGACAAAACGACGAACTACTTCTTCTTGACGTCCCGTCATGTGGGGGTTCTCAGGGACGGCGGCTTAGCGGTTGCTCCCTAAGATTGCTTAGCCACGCTACTTCAGCAGAACCATCTTCCTGGTGACCCGGTGTGGGCCGGCGTGGAGGGAATACAGATAGACTCCCGAGGCAGCCTCATGGCCGTATTTATCGTCCCCATTCCAGGCAACTGAATGCAAACCGGGGGAGGACTCGCCCAATGTCCACTCACGCACCGTCTGCCCGAGGATGTTGTGAATAGTCAGAGTGACATCGGCGCGCTGGGTCAGCGTGAATTCGATTGTGGTGCCGGCATTGAACGGATTGGGATAGTTCTGTTCAAGTGTGAATACGTCCGGCAATGACTCAGCGGGCTTGTCCTCGACCGACGTTGCCCCGCTGGCGGTGATCTTGTTAAGGAAGATGTCCGAAGCTCCCGCGCCATAGGAATAGGTGTGTCCGATCAGCACCCAGGCGTTGTTATCCGTCACTGAGTAATAGCAGTAGTCCGAGGCCGCCCCGCCGAACGTGCGTTGCCATTCGACCGTGCCGATCGGGTTGGTGCGGATAGCAACTCCGTCAAACTTCCCTCGGCCGTACGATGATGTCGTTCCCGCGATCAAAAAGCCGCCGTCGGGAATCGAACGTACGGAATAACCCCGATCGACCTGGAGCGGTTCCACGTAAGGGCGCCCGGTGTGGATCGGGACCTGCTTCACTCGGATTACTATTTCGACGGCCGAGATCTCTACTTGAAAGTCGGGTTGTACGGCCCGCTGTTCGGCCTGCACATGAAGTTCGATTTCTCGCTGCTTCGCGTGCTTCTGCCGCTCGACGAGAGCTTCCCGGCTTTTCAAAAGCTCAAGCGCCAGAAAGAACGCAAGCAGCTCCTGGAGAAAAAAGCCGCGCTCAAAGACGTACTGCAGTTATCTCGTTCGCGAGATTACGTCGCCGGCGGTGCGCTTGACTGGCGCGCCTCGACCGCCCCGATCGGCGGCGGCGCGCAGTATTTCGATCTCGACTTCGGCGCCGTGGTGCTCGGGGGCGACCTCACTCTCTCCGGAGGCGGCAGTACGCGCACCGGATTCGACGAAGACCGCCTGAATTACCTCTGGCACTACTACTTCGACAATAACAAGTACATCACCCAGGGTGAACTCGGCCGGATCCACACTGCCGGTCCGATACCTCGAAGCCTTACCGGCGCGCTCGTAACCAACAAGCCGCAGATTCGTCGCAAGTACTTTCAGACGATCCAGGTCGGCGGCCAACCTGGGCCGGGCTGGGAGGTCGAACTATATGTCGACGGCCGTCTGGTCGACTACCAGGAGACCGATGCCTCCGGCCGGTACGATTTCAATGTCGACGTGTATTACGGTGCGTCGAATGTCGAAATCAAGCGCTACGGCCCCAACGCCGAGATCGAAACCGAAGAGCAGCATTTTCGCATCCCCTTCAATCTGATTCCCCGCAACGAGATTGAATACTCGGCGGCAATCGGGCAGGGGCGCGGTCGCGATAACGGACGCAGTTTCGTCGAGGCGAGTGCGTATTACGGTCTGATGTCACGCGTGACCGCGGGTGTTTCCGCCGATGTCCCGACCGATCCTCTCGAAAACCAGACGCCGTTCTATGCTTTCGAGGCCACGATCCAGCCCGCGACCAATTTCACGTTAGCCGGATCGGCATCGCCGGATAACCGGCTCATGCTGGACGCCAACTACGTGTGGCCGTCGGTAGTCTCGTTCGGCGCTCACGCCGCGAAGTACTACGAGAACGAGTTTACCAATGCCTTGGGTCAGCAATATCGCTGGCAGTTCTCGATCTCGAGCCCGCTGCGCGTTTTCGGCCGGTACCTCGGGCTGCGATACAATATCACGCAGGACCAGTATCTCACTTTCGGCACGACCAACATGACCTACGGCATCAACACGGCGATCAAACCGGTTCACTTTAACTACGTGGGGCAGTATCAAGTCAAGAGGGGCGACGCCGGTTCGGTATTGGCCAGCCAGCTCTCCAGCAAGATCATGGGGTCGATTCAGTTTCATCGCCGCTTCCGACCCCAATTCCGCCTTGACTACGATCACACCAATAACGAAATCACGCGTTACGGGGCATCATTGACCAAGCGGCTCTGGCGTTCCGGGCAACTGACGCTGTCGTACGAGAGCAGTCCCGCCTCGCAGTTCACCACGTTCCTGGCGACTTTGCATTTCTTCACCGGCCTCTTCGAATCATCTAACCGCACCCAGGTCTCGTCGGGGCGCGTTAACGTGACGCAGATGCATCAGGGATCGATCCGGTTTGACCAGCACAAAACCAGGTTCATATTTGACCGTCGCCGGGCGGTCGGCTACGGTACTGCTGTCGTGCGGCCGTTCCTTGATGACAATTACAATGGCCGCAAGGATCCCAACGAACAAACCATCCCCGGGCTCAAGGCGAAAATCTCCGGCGTTTCCGGCCAGCCGCGCGGCGACGAACGGACTTACTACTATGATCGCTTGCGCCCCTATGATGAATATCTCGTTCAGATTGACCAGTACAGCCTCGACGACCCCACACTCAAGCCGAGCAACGAAAACTATCAGGTAACGCTCAATCCCAGCGTGGTGACTGAAATCGAGGTGCCGATTGTAACCGCCAGCGAAGTCAGCGGCTCAGTCAAACGCCAGGTGGGCGCCGGCACCGCAGGCCTTGGCGGCATTCGCGTGCAAGTATTCAATATCTCCAAGGATGTCCTGACCGAAATCACCACTTTCAATGACGGTGAGTACTATTTTCTCGGCCTGCTGCCCGGATCTTATCGCGCCTATGTCGATCCAGAACAGTTGAAACGGGGCGGCTACCGCTCGCAGCCGGAAGCGATCGAGTTCGATGTCAAACCGGTGACCGGCGGCCTGCAGATTGAGAACATCAGTTTTCTCCTGATTCCAGCGACACAAGCGAACGAGCAGTAGCTCCGCTGGCCCACCCGCTTGCGGGTGGGGGATGCTTGTGGGCGGCAGACCTCCCGAGGCCGTCCCAAATCAACCTATGGGACAGCCTCTCCCGGTCTGCCCCATCTAGTTCCTTGTTCGATACACGGGCAGACGAGGAAGTCTGCCGCGCACGGAACTCACCAAGCGACCGTAACCGAAGACCCCGAGCAACCGACGGGCAGAATTCCGCCTTCGGCGGATCGCGTGAGTCAGCGCGCGACCGCCGATTCTGCCTTCGTGGCGGGCTTGAAGCAAGCCCGCCCTACCGTCTCCCCGTGGGTGTCTCTCCGTGAGTTGACACGGCAGGTACCGGTTCTTACCTTGCCCGGACTCAAGTAGCACTTGACTACCACAATTGAAAGGAGCCAGGAAGAATGAAACGGCAGCAAAACGGTTTGGCCATGTCGATCATCGCGGCCCTGCTACTGTGCGCAACGATCGCGCAGGCCGGCCCGAACACATCGAATCGCGACTCAATCCCCGACAAGTACAAGTGGGACCTGGGCCAGATCTATACCGACTGGGCGGCCTGGGAGCAGGGCCTGGCCCGGCTTCAGCAGCTTATGGATGAATACGCGGCGCTGAAAGGTACTCTCGCGAGCGGACCGCAGGCGATACTCAAGGCCTCCCAGGTGGGCGACGAGCTCGGCATGCTGGCATACAAAGTCTACCGTTACGCCGGTCTTCACAACGCCCAGGACATGCGTGACAACGAAGTGTCCGGCAGACTGCAGCAGGTGCAGCTGGCCTTTGTCAGGTTCGGCATAGCCACCGCCTGGTACAATCCGGAACTGTTGTCGATTCCGTGGGAAACCATGCAGCAGTGGCTCGATTCCACGCCCGAATTGAAGCCGTACCGCTACGGCATATCGGACCTGTATCGTCAGCAGACGCACGTGCTCACTGAGGACAAAGAACAGCTCCTGGCGTACTACTCCCAGGTCAACGCCGCCCCGAGCGAAATCTACGGTGAGCTGACTACCAGCGATATCAAGTACCCTGAGACGATTCTCTCCGACGGCAACACGGTCAAGCTGACCCCGGGAGCCTATTACAGCATCCTGTCGTCCAACCGGAATCAGGCTGATCGCGCCAAGGCGTTCGAGACGTTCTACGGTGTATATCACGATTATCGCAACACCTATGCCGCGATCTACAACGGTATCCTCCAGCGCGATTGGGCAACGGCCCAGGCGCGCAACTACAGCTCATGCCTGGAGTCGTATCTCGATGCCGACAACGTGCCGGTGGAAGTCTACAAGACGCTGGTGAACACGGTCCGAGCCGGCACCGGCCCGCTGCGGCGCTACTACAAACTGGTCAGGGAAAGACTCGGCCTGGCGGAGTATCATCTCTACGACGGCATGATACCGCTTGTGGAATTCGACAAACGCTACGACTACGATCAAATCCAGCCGGTAATAATCCAAGCGATGGCGCCCCTCGGCAAGGACTATCAGACGCGGCTCAAGACGGCGTTTGAGAGCCGGTGGATCGATGTCTACGAAAACGAAGGCAAGCGCACCGGGGCCTTCTCCGCGTCCACCTACGGTGTTCACCCGTTCCTGCTGCTGAACTACAACGAGACGCTGACGGATTTCTACACGGTCGCCCACGAACTCGGACACTGCATGCATTCGATGCTGTCGCACGAAACGCAGCCGTTCTCGACTTCCGAGCCGACCATTTTCGTAGCCGAGGTGGCGTCGACCATGAACGAGGCGCTGCTGCTCGATTACCAGCTCGCCAGGACCAAGGATCCGGTCGAAAGAATTGCGCTGCTGACACGGGCCATCAACAGCATCGACGGCACCTTCTACACGCAGACCATGTGGGCCGATTACGAGATGCGGATGCACGAGGCCGTGGAGAAGGGCATGCCGATTACCGCGGAATCGATTCGCGATCTGTACTCCGGCTTGCAGGAGGAATACTACGGTGACGCCGTGACGGTCGATGAGTTTTATCGGTTCGTATGGACGCGCATCAGCCACTTCTATAACTCGCCTTTCTACGTGTACAAGTATGCCACTTGTTATGCTACATCGGCGAAGCTGACAGCGGAAATCACGTCGAAGGACAAGAAGGTGAAACAGGCCGGGTTGGATCGTTACATGACACTATTGAAGTCGGGCAGCAACGACTATCCGATGGAACTGCTGAGGAAAGCGGGAGTTGATTTGAGCAAGCCGGAGACTTTCCAGGCGATAGTGGACAAGCTCGATCAATATGTAACGCTGCTGGAGAAGGAGCTTGCGAAGTTGTAGCAGCGGATGGCGCACCAGCCACAAGTGACACAGCGACAGGCTCAGTGTGACTTAGAGGCACGTGTCGCGAGATCGCATCGCAGAGATGCATCGTAGGGCAGAATCCTCATTCGCTTCGACCGAGCGATTCTGCCAGACCACTGCATTGATGCTCGCAGACCAGAACGTCGGCCACACAGAACAAAAGCGCAAGTTAAACGGATACCCGATAGCATCATGCCTTACACATACCACACCACTATCAAGCTCTACGACACCGACGCCGCCGGGATCGTCTTTTTCGGCAATTACTTTCGCCTGGCGCACGATGTCTATCAGACATTTCTCGAAGAACATGGTATCAGGTTTGCCGATGTGCTCGGCGAGGGCCGCCTGCTCTTGCCGATCGTCCATGCCGAGGCGGACTATACCAAGCCGCTAGTTGTCGGCGACAAAGTCGCGATCACTCTCAACTGTGCCGGCATCTCCACCCACTCGTTCGTGCTCGACTACGAGATGATGCGCGACGGTTCGCTTTCGGCCGGAAAAGTGAGCACGGTGCATGTCCTGATTGACCGCGCGTCAAACACCAAGACCCCGCTACCTGACAAATTGCGGCGCGCGCTGGAGACCATTCTCGAGAGCGAATAGGGGGGTTAGGTCCGCGGGCGGTGAAGTTTCTTAGCCAATTGGATAAAGAACGCGCGGTCGGTTTTCAGGCCGGACGGGGAGTATCCGTGGGGCCAGGGATGGAACGCAATCGGCAGCATGAACCGGGGGAGAGTTTTCGTAAGCTCGCCGCTGAGCGAGACATGATCGTAGCGAAAGCGAGTCTCTTCAGGCAGTTCTGAATGCGCGTTTGAGAGATTGATGTCGGATCGATACCGGATAAACGCCACCGGTCGCGCATCGAATTCAGCGTCAGGGACCGGCACGACAATCGCCTCATCGATTCCCTCAATCGCGCAGAGCGCGGATTCGATAGCCTCGGGATGGATGTTCTCCCCGCCAGAGACGAACATATTGTCTTTGCGGCCACGCACGGACAGCGCGCCGGTGTCGTCCACCGACCCGATATCGCCGGTGTGATACCATCCGTCGGGGTCGAGCGGCAAATGCACTTCCGCGCCGGCGACGTATCCGAGAAACAGTGTCTTGCCTCTTGTAAGAATCTCGCCATCGTCAGCGATCTTCACCTGGCAATGGGAAAGCACGCGTGGCCGATCCGGCTCTTGCGTAGTTCCGGTGGCAACCTGCGAGGTCATCTCGGTGAGGCCGTAGGTGACTCGCACCGGAAGGCCCGCCGACAGCGCCTGATTAAGCAACGGCTTTGGTATCGGACCGCCGCCAAGCAGTATCGCTTTGAGGGATGACGCCGCCGCGGGCAGATCGGACTCAGCAAGAAGGCGTCGCAGTTGCGTGGGAACCATTGAGAGGTGGGTAATCTGGTCCCGAATGATCGGCCCGGTCAACTCAGTGGCGCTATCTGCGAACACGACCGCGGCACCCGCAAGCAGGCACCGAAAAACAACACTCAGGCCGCCGACATGATAAAGCGGCAGAGACAATAGCCAGCGATCACCCGGCATCACCGGCAAGTTTTCATTCGAGGCGAGGGCATTGAAATAGTGATTTCCGATACTGTGAAGCGCCGCCCTGGGTGTGCCTGAAGTGCCGGAAGTGAAAACAACAGTAGCAGGTTGATCGGGATCGACAGTTGGGGTTTCCCGCGGAGTGGTGTCGGGTCGGGGATGCTCTATCTGACTGAGAAGTTCACGAATAGATGGCAGCCGAGTTTCGAGCGGCTGTGACGATCCCGACGGCGTGCGGCTGTCCGGCCACAAGGCGCGATGCGTGCAGCCGGCGTCAGTGCGCATCGACGAGAGCGTGGCGGCAGGAAAGCGTGGGCTGAGCAGGACAGTAACGGCGCCGATTTGCAAGTTCGCGAGAATGAGCAGCGGCACCTCGATTCGGTTGCCTTCGATTACCGCGATCCGGTCGCCGGTCCTCACTCCGTGCTCACGCAACCGTTCGGCGAGGAGATCGACCGCGATCTTTGTA
This window contains:
- the ppgK gene encoding polyphosphate--glucose phosphotransferase, whose amino-acid sequence is MTPLVLGFDIGGSLIKCAVVDITTGQTRTEPIQVPLPQPATPTAVFAELRAALGREKWHGPVGVGYPGVVKNGFTLTGAHLDRSFIGLNWLDDLRKLTAQPVALINDADAAGLAEIRFGAARIFAAPDAGTVLLVTLGTGIGSALFHGGRLLPNTEFGHMLMGEREAEQWAAGSVRIRENLDWPAYGARVGRFLREMEKLVSPDLIVVGGGVSENFALFGPHIDIGCATVPAELGNRAGLIGAALAVTEE
- a CDS encoding FkbM family methyltransferase, whose product is MANRNSLGDMLKRLALCYMPDRVLTELKKVHYARALRHQTPDQEPEFLVVSRLVRPGDCVIDIGANIGTYTVLLSTLVGAQGHVFAVEPVPVTFEILCSNIRRLKLQNVTAMSLAVSDHAGRVVMAIPHYPAGGENYYEASVVGSGNGVAPGLRSVEVEAHTLDSLLKAHDKPIQFIKVDVERHELACLRCAVETIASSQPSWLVEVSGDPDDPFAPAHEVMRFMDDHGYQIFWFDGRALRPRQAGDKTTNYFFLTSRHVGVLRDGGLAVAP
- a CDS encoding FlgD immunoglobulin-like domain containing protein, whose amino-acid sequence is MKQVPIHTGRPYVEPLQVDRGYSVRSIPDGGFLIAGTTSSYGRGKFDGVAIRTNPIGTVEWQRTFGGAASDYCYYSVTDNNAWVLIGHTYSYGAGASDIFLNKITASGATSVEDKPAESLPDVFTLEQNYPNPFNAGTTIEFTLTQRADVTLTIHNILGQTVREWTLGESSPGLHSVAWNGDDKYGHEAASGVYLYSLHAGPHRVTRKMVLLK
- a CDS encoding carboxypeptidase-like regulatory domain-containing protein, which gives rise to MDRDLLHSDYYFDGRDLYLKVGLYGPLFGLHMKFDFSLLRVLLPLDESFPAFQKLKRQKERKQLLEKKAALKDVLQLSRSRDYVAGGALDWRASTAPIGGGAQYFDLDFGAVVLGGDLTLSGGGSTRTGFDEDRLNYLWHYYFDNNKYITQGELGRIHTAGPIPRSLTGALVTNKPQIRRKYFQTIQVGGQPGPGWEVELYVDGRLVDYQETDASGRYDFNVDVYYGASNVEIKRYGPNAEIETEEQHFRIPFNLIPRNEIEYSAAIGQGRGRDNGRSFVEASAYYGLMSRVTAGVSADVPTDPLENQTPFYAFEATIQPATNFTLAGSASPDNRLMLDANYVWPSVVSFGAHAAKYYENEFTNALGQQYRWQFSISSPLRVFGRYLGLRYNITQDQYLTFGTTNMTYGINTAIKPVHFNYVGQYQVKRGDAGSVLASQLSSKIMGSIQFHRRFRPQFRLDYDHTNNEITRYGASLTKRLWRSGQLTLSYESSPASQFTTFLATLHFFTGLFESSNRTQVSSGRVNVTQMHQGSIRFDQHKTRFIFDRRRAVGYGTAVVRPFLDDNYNGRKDPNEQTIPGLKAKISGVSGQPRGDERTYYYDRLRPYDEYLVQIDQYSLDDPTLKPSNENYQVTLNPSVVTEIEVPIVTASEVSGSVKRQVGAGTAGLGGIRVQVFNISKDVLTEITTFNDGEYYFLGLLPGSYRAYVDPEQLKRGGYRSQPEAIEFDVKPVTGGLQIENISFLLIPATQANEQ
- the pepF gene encoding oligoendopeptidase F → MKRQQNGLAMSIIAALLLCATIAQAGPNTSNRDSIPDKYKWDLGQIYTDWAAWEQGLARLQQLMDEYAALKGTLASGPQAILKASQVGDELGMLAYKVYRYAGLHNAQDMRDNEVSGRLQQVQLAFVRFGIATAWYNPELLSIPWETMQQWLDSTPELKPYRYGISDLYRQQTHVLTEDKEQLLAYYSQVNAAPSEIYGELTTSDIKYPETILSDGNTVKLTPGAYYSILSSNRNQADRAKAFETFYGVYHDYRNTYAAIYNGILQRDWATAQARNYSSCLESYLDADNVPVEVYKTLVNTVRAGTGPLRRYYKLVRERLGLAEYHLYDGMIPLVEFDKRYDYDQIQPVIIQAMAPLGKDYQTRLKTAFESRWIDVYENEGKRTGAFSASTYGVHPFLLLNYNETLTDFYTVAHELGHCMHSMLSHETQPFSTSEPTIFVAEVASTMNEALLLDYQLARTKDPVERIALLTRAINSIDGTFYTQTMWADYEMRMHEAVEKGMPITAESIRDLYSGLQEEYYGDAVTVDEFYRFVWTRISHFYNSPFYVYKYATCYATSAKLTAEITSKDKKVKQAGLDRYMTLLKSGSNDYPMELLRKAGVDLSKPETFQAIVDKLDQYVTLLEKELAKL
- a CDS encoding thioesterase family protein; this encodes MPYTYHTTIKLYDTDAAGIVFFGNYFRLAHDVYQTFLEEHGIRFADVLGEGRLLLPIVHAEADYTKPLVVGDKVAITLNCAGISTHSFVLDYEMMRDGSLSAGKVSTVHVLIDRASNTKTPLPDKLRRALETILESE
- the menE gene encoding o-succinylbenzoate--CoA ligase, whose protein sequence is MNKLASPLAAATRRFGDLPAFIAGDITLSWRDTKIAVDLLAERLREHGVRTGDRIAVIEGNRIEVPLLILANLQIGAVTVLLSPRFPAATLSSMRTDAGCTHRALWPDSRTPSGSSQPLETRLPSIRELLSQIEHPRPDTTPRETPTVDPDQPATVVFTSGTSGTPRAALHSIGNHYFNALASNENLPVMPGDRWLLSLPLYHVGGLSVVFRCLLAGAAVVFADSATELTGPIIRDQITHLSMVPTQLRRLLAESDLPAAASSLKAILLGGGPIPKPLLNQALSAGLPVRVTYGLTEMTSQVATGTTQEPDRPRVLSHCQVKIADDGEILTRGKTLFLGYVAGAEVHLPLDPDGWYHTGDIGSVDDTGALSVRGRKDNMFVSGGENIHPEAIESALCAIEGIDEAIVVPVPDAEFDARPVAFIRYRSDINLSNAHSELPEETRFRYDHVSLSGELTKTLPRFMLPIAFHPWPHGYSPSGLKTDRAFFIQLAKKLHRPRT